The genomic interval CAGCCTGCGGCGCGGCAGGAGCGACGGCGCGTTCGGCAGCCCGGTGCCCGTTATTCGTTTCCCATTTCACGCTAGACATCCTCGTGTGCATTTCCCTTTTTCCTGCGGCGCGGCGGGGACGCCGCCGCCCTACCTTGGCGCTGCTAATCCTAATCGTAATCGTAATCGTAATCCATTCTTCACCAAGAGATTAAGATTAAGATTAAGATTAAGATTAAGATTACGATTAAGATGGCAATAGCCCCTTAAGTAAGTGTCATTCCCTTCTACTCCCCCTCATTGTACCGACACCGTTTCGTCATCGACGTTGATGGTAACCGTGAAATACTTCCTGTTGTTGTTGGCATCGCGGTAGACAAAGGGACAATTCGCGGCTGCTGCTGCAAGGGAGATCACCTGGCCTGCTTGCTCGACCAGAATGGCGCTTTCGTCCAAAAACTGGATCTGCTTGGGGTTGTCGGTTGTATTGTCCCGCCTGAGCATGGACAAGCAGGCCTGGTTCAACGTGTTCGTAAACGCATACACGTAGACACCGGCCTGATAGGTCGCTGCCGGTATGGGCCAGGTCTTGTATTCATGGCGGTAGCGGTAGACGGCGGTAGCGAGGACATTGCGGGTCATGGCCGCCCGTTTCTCGCGGGAGATGCGAAAGACCTTTTGCGAGGCGGTGACGGCGATGGCGAGGAGCATCGCAATCAGGAAGAGCACCGCGAGTATCT from Lentisphaerota bacterium carries:
- a CDS encoding type II secretion system protein, translated to MRPTATSRPTPDPARPSRRGFTLVEILAVLFLIAMLLAIAVTASQKVFRISREKRAAMTRNVLATAVYRYRHEYKTWPIPAATYQAGVYVYAFTNTLNQACLSMLRRDNTTDNPKQIQFLDESAILVEQAGQVISLAAAAANCPFVYRDANNNRKYFTVTINVDDETVSVQ